Below is a window of Prosthecobacter algae DNA.
CCACCACGCCCCCAGCACCGGCACCACCAACCGCGACTGGTGGCCCAAACTGCTGAAGATCGACCTCCTGCACCAGCATTCCTCCAAGTCCGATCCCATGGGCGGAGACTTCAATTACGCCGAAGAATTCAAGAGCCTCGACCTCGCCGCCGTGAAGCAGGACCTCGCTGCCCTCATGACGGATTCACAGGACTGGTGGCCCGCAGACTTCGGCCACTACGGCCCCTTGTTCATCCGCATGGCCTGGCACAGCGCAGGCACCTACCGCACAGGCGATGGCCGTGGCGGTGGCGGCCGGGGCCAGCAGCGTTTTGCCCCCCTCAATAGCTGGCCGGACAACGTCAGCCTCGATAAAGCCCGTCGCCTCCTTTGGCCCATCAAGCAAAAGTACGGTCGCAAGATTTCCTGGGCCGATTTGATGATCCTCACCGGCAATGTCGCGTTGGAAACCATGGGCTTCAAAACCTTCGGTTTCGCTGGTGGCCGTGAAGACACCTGGGAGCCGGATCACGATGTTTATTGGGGCCGCGAAACCACCTGGCTCGGCGGCGACAAACGCTACGCCCACGGCTCCGAAGGCGTCGCCAAAGACGGCGGCGTGGTCGTGTCCGATGACAAAGCCGATGGCGATATCCACACCCGCAATTTGGAAAATCCCCTCGCCGCCGTGCAGATGGGCCTCATCTACGTGAACCCCGAAGGCCCCGATGGCAATCCAGATCCCCTCAAGTCCGCCTACGACATCCGCGACACCTTCGCACGCATGGCCATGAATGACGAGGAAACCGTCGCCCTCATCGCCGGTGGTCACACTTTTGGCAAGACCCACGGCGCAGGTCCCGCCTCCCATGTCGGAGCTGAACCCGAAGCCGCAGGCCTTGCCGAACAGGGCTTTGGCTGGAAAAACAGCTTCGGCACTGGCAAAGGCGGCGACACCATCACCAGCGGCCTCGAAGTCACCTGGACCACCACCCCCACTCAGTGGAGCAACAACTACTTCGAGAACCTCTTCGGCTACGAATGGGAACTCACCAAAAGCCCCGCCGGTGCCCACCAGTGGCGGCCCAAAGACGGGGCGGGGGAGGGCACCGTGCCTCACGCCCACGATGTCTCCAAGCGCATCGCCCCCAACATGCTCACCACCGACATCGCCCTCCGCGTGGATCCTGAGTATGAAAAAATCTCCCGCCGCTTCTTGGAAAATCCAGATCAGTTCGCCGATGCCTTCGCTCGCGCCTGGTTCAAGCTCACCCACCGCGACATGGGCCCGCGCGACCGCTACCTCGGCCCCGAAGTCCCCGAGGAAATCCTCCTCTGGCAGGATCCAATCCCCGCCGTCGATCACCCCCTCGTCAATGCTCAGGACATCGCCACCCTGAAGGGCCAGATCCTCGCTTCAGGCCTCACCGTCTCAGAGCTCGTTTCTACCGCCTGGGCCTCCGCCTCCACCTTCCGTGGCAGTGACAAACGCGGCGGTGCCAATGGAGCCCGCATCCGCCTCGCCCCGCAAAAAGATTGGGAGGTCAATCAGCCTGCCCAGCTCGCCAAAGTCCTCGAAAAACTGACCAGCATCCAGGCCGCCTTCAATACCGCCCAATCCGGCGGCAAAAAAGTCTCCCTGGCAGATCTCATCGTCCTTGGCGGCTGTGCTGCAGTCGAACAGGCCGCAAAAAATGCCGGCCACGAAGTCACCGTGCCCTTCACGCCAGGTCGCATGGATGCCTCGCAGGAGCAGACGGATGTCGAATCCTTCGGTTTCCTCGAGCCCCTTGCTGACGGCTTCCGCAACTACCAGCGCACCAAATACAGCGTCTCTGCCGAGGAGCTCCTCATCGACAAAGCCCAGCTTCTCACCCTCACCGCTCCGGAAATGACCGTCCTCATCGGCGGCATGCGCGTCCTTAAAACCAACGTCGGCTCAGCCCAGGCCGGTGCCTTCACCCACCAGCCCGAAGCCCTTACCAACGATTTTTTCGTTCACCTGCTCGACATGGCCACGGAGTGGAAACCCCTCTCCAAGGACGACGATGCCTTTGAAGGTCGCGACCGCAAATCTGGCACTCTCAAGTGGACCGCCACCCGCGTGGATCTCGTCTTCGGCTCGAATTCCCAGCTCCGCGCCCTGGCCGAAGTTTACGCCACCTCCGATGCCCAGAGCAAGTTCATCCACGACTTCGTTTCCGCCTGGAACAAAGTGATGAACCTCGACCGCTACGACCTAGTATAACACTTCACGTTAGGCCTTCTGGCGCGCCTCCGGATCTCCTCAGGTCCGGGGGCTTTTTTGTGCACCCGCCGCCAAGTATAACAATAAGCGTATTCGTCGGGGTATTCTCAGGCCCGCGTGCTCTCACTCACCTTGGCCAGAATGTCCCCATAATGCTCCGCCGCGCACTCCGGGCACACCCCGTGGCTGAATCGTGCCTCCGTCCGCGAAGTCACAAAGTCCTCGATCTCGTGCCAGTTCCCCGCCTCATCCCGGATGTCTTTGCAAAAGGAGCACGTCGGCAGGATGCCCTCCAGCGTCCGCACCCGGGCCCGCAGCGCCTGCGTCTGCTGCGAAAGCTTGCCCGCCAGAAACGTGATGAAAAGCAGCACCCCCAGCCGCAGCACCGCATTCACGATGGCCTCCGGCAGCGTGTAGGGGATGCCCCAGGCATACTGGATGCAAAAGCGGATCACGCACAAAATCGACCCCAAGACCAGGGCCGTCCGCAGCCCGCAATTCCACGACATCAGCGTCACTGGAATCACAAACATAACCGGAAAGAAAATGATCGGCCCCGACAGGAAATCGAAACACGCCATCACCAGCGCAATACCAAACAACACCCACCGGTTGTTCCAGGGAGCTCGCTCGAAAAAGTACTCGGTAGGGGGTAGCGGCACACGCTCACTCATGTTCGTAAATGCCTAAGGAGCAAGGTTTTAGCCCCACACAAGTGTTTATTAAACCCAACTCACCTCCTCGACGAACCTACAACCACCCCCAAATGTGCCTCATGTCCCTCCGTTCAGGCTCAAGATCTCCGAGCTTCCCCAGCACCCCAAGGAGCGGGACTTGCCAAGTCCCGGCCTTTGAATCTCCCTCCATCTCATGCCTCATTCCCCGAGAATGGCAAAAAGAGGTCGGCAAAAATGCAGCCCTTCTTCCAGGGCAATCGCCACCAGTGCTCACCCCAAGCCGCAAAAATCCAGTTCCATGGAGCCCTTGCGCGCCCATTCATCCAGACCGCATCCTCACTCCATTCCCGACAGCTCTCCGGGTGTCTAGCCTTGAGGCGATCTTGGAGAAGGTCCGGCAGGTCATGGAATCGCCTAAAGGCTAAACACCCACAAACCCAACAAACCAGCCTCCTTGCAACACTTATTGTTAATCCTGTAATCCTGTCTAAAAAATCCCCGCCCCCGTCCGCCCCCAACCACGGGACTTGGGCTTCTCTTCGTCATCCACACCTTCCGTGTTTTCCGAATCTTCCGAGGTTGAAAATTCATCCCTACCCCCTCGCGAGCGCAGCCACAGCAAGTAGCTGCCCATGTCAGCAGGAGGCTGACCCGAAAGCTCCTCCACCTTCGTTCACCCCATTGACACACTTCTTGTTAATACTGTCATCCTCTCAGGGCCATTCGTCTTCAGGGTTTCTTGGGGGCAGCAGCCTTAAAATAATCGGCCACGGCTTGCCGGAAATCCTTCTCGCTGGGTGCTTGTCCCGTGCGTCTATAGGCTTCGGAGACGAACTCGCGTGCCCAGGCATAGTAGCGTCGGTGGGTTTCATGGATGGGTTGCTTCACGCCCTTGTCATCGATCATCCAGTAGCCACGATGCTGGCCCCCTGCCTCGACTTCATTGTTATACAGCTCCCAATAGAGGATAAACGGACAGCCCCATTCCACCGCCGCTTGAATCGTGATGAGTGAAAGGTCATTCTGCTCTTGCGGCGTTCGGTGGGGCATGCCGTTGTGGGAGACTGTGTAGCCATACTCTCCGATAAACACGCGTTTGCCCGTGATCTCCGGTTTCGGGGTCAGCTTTGATTCGATGTAATCCAGCACGGTCTTGATGTTCTCCGCCTTGGGTTCATTCGTCACGTCGTAGGCGGAGTAAGAGACAAAATCCACGGGCACAAAAGGCAGCACCTGATTGACCAGAGACGGGCGGTCTTTTTTCAGGGAGATAGTCGGGTGGTTGATTTCCGTGTAATGCCAGACCTGGACCTTTTCATGCTTCGTCTCGCGTTTGGCATCATCCACAGCGCGTTGCCGTGTATTCAGCCAGGAGATCATTCCCTGAACTTTTTCCGGGGTCATCATCGCATCGGCTTTTTCGCTGATGTCGCCGCGCAAAAGGTTGTCACCCTCCCAATGGCCGAGATAAAAGGTTTTGCCGCTGCCTGTGTAGGTCTTCAGCAGGTAGGCAGTCTGATCATAAATCTCACGATATTCCGCCTCCGCATCCTTGTTGGAAAAGCCCTTCTTCCATGAAGTTCCAGCAAAGGATTCAGCCCACATCTGGTAGTAGGCAAAGGGCATGTCCAGCACCTCCCGGTGGGCAGGTTCTTGGCTCACCAGTTCCACCAGGGAGTGAATGTGGGGATACTGTGTCGGTTTGGGCCGCAGATCAAATTTCATGGTCGTTGCACCCATCGCTCGGATCTCCTTGGCGGCTTCGACCAACGGATCCTGCTCCGTAAACTGATACTTACCGCCGATGGCCTGCGTCCCCAAAAGGTAGTTGTAGGAGTCTGCGACCGATTGAGCTTCGCCTGGCGTTTGGGCATTTAATTTGGCCACATGAGGCACGCACACCCACACCAGCAAGAGCAGGCGGCAGAGGAGATGTTGG
It encodes the following:
- the katG gene encoding catalase/peroxidase HPI, with translation MSDEAQTCPVAHTAAAPQGKCPFHHAPSTGTTNRDWWPKLLKIDLLHQHSSKSDPMGGDFNYAEEFKSLDLAAVKQDLAALMTDSQDWWPADFGHYGPLFIRMAWHSAGTYRTGDGRGGGGRGQQRFAPLNSWPDNVSLDKARRLLWPIKQKYGRKISWADLMILTGNVALETMGFKTFGFAGGREDTWEPDHDVYWGRETTWLGGDKRYAHGSEGVAKDGGVVVSDDKADGDIHTRNLENPLAAVQMGLIYVNPEGPDGNPDPLKSAYDIRDTFARMAMNDEETVALIAGGHTFGKTHGAGPASHVGAEPEAAGLAEQGFGWKNSFGTGKGGDTITSGLEVTWTTTPTQWSNNYFENLFGYEWELTKSPAGAHQWRPKDGAGEGTVPHAHDVSKRIAPNMLTTDIALRVDPEYEKISRRFLENPDQFADAFARAWFKLTHRDMGPRDRYLGPEVPEEILLWQDPIPAVDHPLVNAQDIATLKGQILASGLTVSELVSTAWASASTFRGSDKRGGANGARIRLAPQKDWEVNQPAQLAKVLEKLTSIQAAFNTAQSGGKKVSLADLIVLGGCAAVEQAAKNAGHEVTVPFTPGRMDASQEQTDVESFGFLEPLADGFRNYQRTKYSVSAEELLIDKAQLLTLTAPEMTVLIGGMRVLKTNVGSAQAGAFTHQPEALTNDFFVHLLDMATEWKPLSKDDDAFEGRDRKSGTLKWTATRVDLVFGSNSQLRALAEVYATSDAQSKFIHDFVSAWNKVMNLDRYDLV